From the genome of Meiothermus sp. CFH 77666, one region includes:
- the speD gene encoding adenosylmethionine decarboxylase — protein sequence MELFGFGPHLMIDGYHANAEKLADFELIRQVLDQLPEEMEMTKVLPPVVQRYPAMPGQAEGITGVVIIAESHIAIHTFPSQRFISVDIFSCKAFDLGKALKQVVEHFEIGRYETYLINRGKEYPKDIELARQIVAGEREYVEARIG from the coding sequence TTGGAACTGTTCGGTTTTGGCCCGCACCTGATGATAGACGGCTACCACGCAAATGCAGAAAAACTGGCCGACTTCGAGCTAATTCGGCAAGTGCTGGATCAGCTACCCGAAGAGATGGAGATGACCAAGGTGCTGCCGCCGGTGGTGCAGCGCTATCCGGCCATGCCAGGCCAGGCGGAAGGGATTACCGGGGTGGTGATTATTGCCGAAAGCCACATTGCCATTCATACCTTCCCCAGCCAGCGTTTTATCAGCGTGGATATTTTTTCCTGCAAGGCATTTGACCTGGGCAAGGCGCTCAAGCAAGTGGTGGAACACTTCGAAATTGGGCGCTACGAGACCTATCTGATTAACCGGGGCAAGGAGTACCCCAAAGACATCGAACTCGCCCGGCAGATTGTGGCAGGCGAACGGGAATACGTGGAGGCCCGTATCGGCTAG
- the ssb gene encoding single-stranded DNA-binding protein gives MSTNLVLISGVLSKHTLRYTPKGTPLLEISLIGKRAVGENHLFSRADFTFYGKLAEHWANQLVDGQAYQAMGRLVYESWEADGVKGSRLRLVGEELFKLENADVRQEEKGPVLYGAENRVILSGGLTADPEIRQTSLKTPVARASLGFSSWDASAGQARSHYIELEAWRDLAVQFADLKKGSQVLLEGSLKTEVWEDKETKTRRYKRVLEVERVTPLARIRSAERDPEEPQVWGSTKAKTQTKAA, from the coding sequence ATGTCCACCAATCTAGTCCTCATCAGCGGTGTCCTCAGCAAGCACACGCTTCGTTACACCCCTAAAGGCACCCCTTTGCTCGAGATTTCCCTCATCGGCAAGCGGGCCGTCGGCGAGAACCACCTCTTCTCCCGCGCCGACTTCACCTTCTATGGCAAGCTGGCCGAGCATTGGGCCAATCAACTGGTAGACGGACAGGCTTACCAGGCCATGGGCCGCCTGGTTTACGAGTCCTGGGAAGCAGACGGCGTAAAGGGCTCGCGCCTGCGCCTGGTAGGCGAGGAGCTCTTCAAGCTCGAGAACGCCGATGTGCGCCAGGAAGAAAAAGGCCCGGTGCTCTACGGGGCCGAAAACCGGGTGATTTTGTCGGGCGGCCTGACCGCCGACCCCGAAATCCGCCAGACCTCGCTCAAAACCCCAGTGGCCAGGGCCAGCCTGGGCTTCTCGAGCTGGGATGCTTCGGCAGGGCAGGCCCGCAGCCACTACATCGAGCTGGAAGCCTGGCGCGACCTGGCGGTGCAGTTTGCCGATCTCAAGAAAGGTTCGCAGGTACTGCTGGAAGGCTCACTCAAAACCGAGGTCTGGGAAGACAAAGAAACCAAAACCAGGCGCTACAAGCGCGTCCTGGAAGTAGAGCGCGTGACCCCCTTGGCCCGCATCCGCAGCGCAGAGCGCGACCCGGAAGAGCCCCAAGTTTGGGGTAGCACCAAGGCAAAAACCCAGACCAAAGCTGCCTAG
- a CDS encoding cyanophycinase produces the protein MGTVILVGGALQADNQAVFAKILEHCGPRIGIFTTASSDPAQSWEVNAALFRAQGFDPQHIGITVENAPILAQDPAVLSQMESCSGFFFSGGDQRQITRALLGTPALALLERKFAEGAGVAGSSAGTAAMADPMIAGGQSLDTWLGEGETLSMQPGLGLVKNVQVDQHFLAWGRFGRLMRAVEQAGVGLGVGVDENTALVMPERGPWEVVGESCVVFLEHTRTGWQVSLLAQGDRYDPAQGEFQIHPSRSPIQAPDPELKNPVSTDIFAPYALLRTLTRLVQSAEQTTIGLSFRASPEDGFSASGVRVRFFKTSQTKGYRGSSTPRERFSVVRVGLALEAIRVQVEPEV, from the coding sequence ATGGGAACCGTCATTCTGGTAGGGGGGGCGCTTCAGGCCGACAACCAAGCGGTGTTTGCGAAAATCCTCGAGCACTGCGGCCCCCGCATCGGCATCTTTACCACTGCCAGCAGCGACCCGGCCCAGAGCTGGGAAGTGAACGCGGCATTGTTCAGGGCGCAGGGTTTTGACCCCCAACACATCGGCATCACGGTTGAAAACGCTCCTATCCTTGCCCAAGACCCTGCCGTGCTCTCGCAAATGGAAAGCTGCTCAGGGTTTTTCTTTTCTGGGGGGGATCAGCGCCAGATTACCCGGGCTTTGCTGGGAACCCCTGCCCTGGCACTCCTGGAGCGTAAGTTTGCGGAGGGAGCCGGGGTGGCCGGTAGCAGCGCCGGCACAGCGGCAATGGCCGACCCGATGATTGCCGGGGGCCAGAGCCTGGACACCTGGTTGGGCGAGGGCGAGACGCTCTCCATGCAGCCCGGACTGGGTTTGGTCAAAAATGTGCAGGTAGACCAGCATTTTCTGGCCTGGGGACGCTTTGGGCGGCTGATGCGGGCGGTGGAGCAAGCCGGGGTAGGGCTCGGCGTGGGCGTGGACGAAAACACCGCGCTGGTGATGCCGGAGCGGGGCCCCTGGGAGGTCGTGGGTGAGAGCTGCGTAGTCTTCCTCGAGCACACCCGGACTGGCTGGCAGGTGAGCCTGCTAGCCCAGGGGGATCGCTACGACCCGGCCCAAGGGGAATTCCAGATACACCCCAGCCGCAGCCCCATCCAAGCACCCGACCCGGAACTGAAAAACCCCGTGAGCACCGATATCTTTGCGCCGTATGCCTTACTCCGGACGCTGACCCGCCTGGTGCAGAGCGCCGAACAGACGACCATCGGGTTGTCGTTTCGAGCCAGCCCGGAGGATGGCTTCAGCGCCTCGGGGGTTCGGGTGCGTTTCTTCAAAACCTCCCAAACGAAGGGTTACAGGGGTTCTTCAACGCCTCGCGAGCGCTTCAGCGTGGTGCGGGTGGGGTTGGCGCTCGAGGCGATTCGGGTACAGGTAGAGCCGGAGGTCTAA
- a CDS encoding IclR family transcriptional regulator yields the protein METKRRPGRSRSTEVGEVRTLERGLHLLEVLSEAETLSLSELARKTDLSPSTAYRLLETLRRRGFADWDEARGLWKVGLRAYQVGSAFLTRGGLIEAATPEMEKLVDELNETVNLAVLDGHEVIYIAQVEGRQLIRMFTRIGARAPIYCTGVGKALLLEHSEAEVRRIVGAGPFKPYTAKTITTLERFLRTLQEARQRRYVLDDEEREDGVRCIAAPIHDNRGKVVASMSLSAPATRVPDERLSELGARVRQAADAVSVRLGWSG from the coding sequence ATGGAAACCAAGCGTCGCCCTGGGCGCAGCCGCTCTACGGAGGTAGGCGAGGTACGCACCCTCGAGCGCGGCCTGCACCTGCTGGAAGTGCTGTCCGAGGCCGAGACCCTCTCCCTTTCTGAACTGGCCCGCAAGACCGACCTCTCCCCCAGCACCGCTTACCGGCTCCTGGAAACCCTGCGCCGCCGGGGCTTTGCCGACTGGGACGAGGCCAGGGGCCTGTGGAAGGTGGGCCTGCGGGCCTACCAGGTAGGCTCGGCCTTCCTGACGCGGGGCGGGCTGATCGAGGCGGCCACCCCCGAGATGGAAAAACTGGTAGACGAGCTCAACGAAACTGTCAATCTGGCGGTGCTGGATGGCCACGAGGTCATCTACATCGCCCAGGTGGAGGGGCGGCAGCTCATCCGCATGTTTACCCGCATCGGGGCCCGGGCCCCCATCTACTGCACCGGGGTGGGCAAGGCGCTATTGCTGGAGCATAGCGAGGCCGAGGTGCGGCGTATTGTGGGTGCGGGGCCCTTCAAACCCTACACCGCCAAAACCATCACCACCCTGGAGCGCTTTTTACGCACCCTACAGGAAGCCCGCCAGCGCCGCTACGTGCTTGACGACGAGGAGCGCGAGGACGGGGTGCGCTGCATCGCCGCGCCCATCCACGACAACCGGGGTAAGGTGGTGGCCTCGATGTCGCTCTCGGCCCCCGCGACCCGGGTTCCCGACGAACGGTTGAGCGAGCTGGGCGCTCGAGTGCGCCAGGCCGCCGACGCCGTCTCGGTGCGGCTGGGCTGGTCGGGGTAG
- a CDS encoding polysaccharide biosynthesis tyrosine autokinase gives MRELPGLIKVDLAEFFKRLWRYSWILILLAIVAMVAGYFISRLQTPVYQATARLLAAQPTAFPGTGINTVPTASPLDSQAYREAALSSQVLKDTLNGPQNQRSLEEFRRKLRVRTVDGRQSSIIVLNVRDTNPARAAQLANEWADALRRWDDQRVRGSFSRYRLSLETQLRSVQTDLARGNNTPERIEGLRSLQGSLLRDLDLVRALEQGATGQLSLLDLAETPIRPVAPRSLLNALLAGVLTLVFGVLFLLLREASVRTVRSSEDAAELTGLQVLGEFPKLANASRDLSREAASYLRTYVNRGLMDENDPKIIAITSPEAKEGKSSVAIALARAYARTGKRTLLIDFDLHRPILHSEFDIKSGPDVITVLRDPLFGMATHQLERGLSLLPCLQTVEDPSGLLSQQFRPFLRRLRESGEWDTIIIDTPPVLAVTDTLVIAPQVSGVVVVVNTSTTNRRSLVAAVDNLTRIGAKVLGLAVNQLRAGEGMLISSRGYGSYGNRPRPVPSASPTETQEQDPLRTQW, from the coding sequence ATGAGAGAACTGCCCGGTTTGATCAAGGTAGACCTTGCCGAGTTTTTCAAGCGGCTGTGGCGCTATAGTTGGATCTTAATTTTACTGGCCATTGTAGCGATGGTTGCGGGCTATTTTATTTCACGCCTGCAAACTCCTGTATACCAGGCCACAGCCCGACTGCTGGCAGCCCAACCCACGGCCTTTCCTGGCACGGGTATCAATACCGTACCCACTGCCAGCCCCCTGGATAGCCAGGCCTACCGCGAGGCAGCCCTGAGCAGTCAGGTACTCAAGGACACCCTCAACGGCCCGCAGAACCAGCGCAGCCTTGAGGAATTTCGCCGCAAACTGCGGGTGCGCACGGTGGATGGTCGGCAATCAAGCATCATTGTGCTTAATGTGCGTGATACCAATCCTGCGCGGGCGGCCCAACTCGCTAACGAATGGGCCGATGCCCTTAGGCGCTGGGACGACCAGCGCGTGCGGGGTAGCTTTAGCCGCTACCGCCTGTCGCTCGAAACCCAGCTGCGCTCGGTACAGACCGATCTGGCCAGGGGCAACAATACCCCCGAACGCATCGAAGGATTGCGTAGCTTGCAGGGTAGCCTACTACGCGACCTGGATTTGGTGCGGGCCCTGGAGCAGGGAGCTACGGGTCAACTGAGCCTGCTGGATCTTGCTGAAACCCCTATTCGCCCGGTGGCACCCCGCTCTTTGCTCAATGCCCTGCTGGCGGGAGTACTCACCCTGGTTTTCGGTGTTCTGTTCTTGCTGTTGCGCGAAGCCTCGGTGCGTACGGTTCGTAGTAGCGAAGATGCAGCAGAGCTGACCGGGTTGCAGGTGCTGGGGGAGTTTCCCAAGCTGGCCAACGCCAGCCGCGACCTATCGCGCGAGGCGGCCAGCTATCTGCGCACCTACGTAAACCGCGGACTGATGGATGAGAACGACCCCAAAATTATCGCTATCACCAGCCCTGAAGCCAAGGAGGGCAAAAGCAGCGTGGCTATTGCCCTGGCTCGAGCCTACGCCCGCACTGGCAAACGCACCTTGTTGATTGACTTCGATTTGCATCGCCCCATCCTGCACAGCGAATTCGACATCAAAAGCGGCCCTGATGTGATTACGGTGCTACGCGACCCGCTTTTTGGCATGGCTACCCACCAGCTCGAGCGGGGGCTTTCTCTGCTGCCTTGCTTGCAAACTGTTGAAGACCCGTCGGGTCTACTTTCTCAACAGTTCCGGCCTTTCTTACGACGCCTGCGCGAATCGGGTGAGTGGGATACCATTATCATTGACACCCCCCCGGTGCTTGCCGTGACCGATACGCTGGTGATCGCGCCGCAGGTCTCGGGTGTGGTAGTGGTGGTGAATACCAGCACGACTAATCGCCGTAGCCTGGTAGCTGCAGTAGACAACCTCACCCGCATCGGGGCCAAGGTGCTGGGACTGGCGGTCAATCAACTGCGCGCAGGGGAAGGGATGCTGATCTCTTCCAGAGGCTATGGTAGCTATGGCAACCGTCCCCGACCGGTTCCCTCTGCCTCTCCCACCGAGACCCAAGAGCAAGACCCGCTGCGTACCCAGTGGTGA
- a CDS encoding fumarate reductase/succinate dehydrogenase flavoprotein subunit, whose amino-acid sequence MESYTTHDYDVLVIGAGGAGLRAAIAAIEKGARVGVVTKSLLGKAHTVMAEGGMAAAMGNVRPEDNWKVHFRDTLKGGGMLNNWKMVQNYTREAPDRVRELEQWGAVFDRTPDGRINQRNFGGHSYPRLAHVGDRTGLELIRTLQDHAVKMGIHAHMETTIYRLLTDAGRVVGALGFSRQTGEFLVFRAKAVVLATGGLGRIYQITSNSWECTGDGFSLASMVGADLIDMEFIQFHPTGMVWPPSVMGILVTEGVRGEGGVLKNSEGKRFMFDNVPERYKGEFAETEEEAERWLQGDRNARRPPELLTRDVVARAIRKEVNEGRGSPHGGAFLDIASRRPADYIKKKLPSMYHQFMKLGNLDITKEPMEVGPTCHYVMGGVRVDPDTQATNIPGLYAAGEVAGGLHGANRLGGNSLSDLVVFGRRAGMAAAEYAAQQSGSFQVDEAQVRAYIAEALQPFSNPQGENPFALMKELRTTMQKNAGIMREEGELKTQLEILENLKKRAWNTSVSGGRAYNPGWHTALDIRLMVEISQAVVLAALARKESRGGHARLDYPDPDPTFAKLNHVIRRSSDGSLSVVAEPLPEMPDELRKIAEAKDLKEISEKVGA is encoded by the coding sequence ATGGAATCCTACACAACTCACGACTACGACGTACTAGTGATTGGGGCCGGTGGTGCTGGTCTGCGGGCTGCCATCGCTGCTATTGAAAAAGGGGCCAGGGTGGGCGTGGTTACCAAAAGCCTTCTGGGCAAGGCCCACACCGTAATGGCCGAAGGGGGCATGGCTGCCGCTATGGGCAATGTGCGCCCGGAGGACAACTGGAAGGTTCACTTCCGCGACACCCTCAAGGGCGGGGGCATGCTCAACAACTGGAAAATGGTGCAGAACTACACCAGGGAGGCCCCCGACCGCGTACGCGAACTCGAGCAGTGGGGCGCTGTCTTTGACCGCACTCCGGACGGGCGCATTAACCAGCGCAACTTCGGCGGGCACTCCTACCCCCGGCTGGCCCACGTCGGCGACCGCACGGGCCTCGAGCTCATCCGAACCCTGCAAGACCACGCCGTCAAGATGGGCATCCATGCCCACATGGAAACCACCATCTACCGCCTCCTCACCGATGCGGGCCGGGTGGTTGGTGCGCTGGGCTTTAGCCGCCAGACCGGCGAATTCCTGGTCTTCCGGGCCAAGGCAGTGGTGCTGGCAACGGGGGGTCTGGGGCGTATTTACCAGATTACCTCCAACTCCTGGGAGTGCACCGGCGACGGCTTCTCGCTGGCCAGCATGGTGGGTGCCGACCTGATTGACATGGAGTTCATCCAGTTCCACCCCACCGGCATGGTCTGGCCCCCCAGTGTAATGGGCATTCTGGTCACCGAGGGGGTTCGCGGCGAGGGCGGAGTGCTCAAGAACAGCGAAGGCAAACGCTTCATGTTCGACAATGTGCCTGAGCGCTACAAAGGCGAGTTCGCCGAGACCGAAGAGGAGGCCGAGCGCTGGCTGCAAGGCGACCGCAACGCCCGGAGGCCCCCGGAGTTGCTTACCCGTGATGTGGTGGCTCGAGCCATCCGCAAGGAGGTCAACGAAGGCCGGGGCAGTCCCCACGGTGGAGCTTTCCTGGACATTGCCAGCCGGCGTCCTGCCGATTACATCAAAAAGAAACTCCCCAGCATGTACCACCAGTTCATGAAGCTTGGCAATTTGGACATCACCAAGGAGCCCATGGAGGTGGGGCCCACCTGCCACTACGTGATGGGTGGGGTACGGGTAGACCCTGACACCCAGGCCACCAACATTCCCGGCCTTTACGCCGCAGGCGAGGTGGCGGGCGGTCTGCACGGCGCCAACCGCCTGGGTGGCAACTCGCTATCCGATCTGGTGGTGTTTGGGCGCAGGGCAGGGATGGCTGCTGCCGAGTATGCTGCCCAGCAGTCGGGCTCGTTCCAGGTGGACGAAGCCCAGGTGCGGGCCTATATTGCCGAAGCGCTGCAACCCTTCAGTAACCCCCAGGGCGAGAACCCCTTTGCCCTAATGAAAGAGCTGCGCACAACCATGCAGAAAAATGCGGGCATCATGCGCGAGGAGGGCGAACTCAAAACCCAGCTCGAGATTCTCGAAAACCTCAAGAAAAGGGCCTGGAACACCTCGGTCTCCGGGGGGCGGGCCTACAACCCTGGCTGGCACACCGCTCTGGATATCCGGCTCATGGTGGAGATTTCCCAGGCGGTGGTGCTGGCGGCGCTGGCCCGCAAAGAAAGCCGGGGGGGCCATGCCCGGCTCGACTACCCCGACCCCGACCCCACTTTTGCCAAGCTTAATCATGTGATTCGCCGCAGCAGTGACGGAAGCTTAAGCGTGGTAGCCGAACCCCTGCCCGAGATGCCCGACGAGCTACGCAAGATTGCGGAAGCCAAGGATCTTAAGGAAATCAGCGAAAAGGTGGGAGCCTGA
- a CDS encoding sensor domain-containing diguanylate cyclase, which yields MPPQPFLEDPDSTAPLRARAYFFILPVVAWAALFAWSQLDIASEETFYEKYSLLIMAIWLGVCWIGLLVHRWVNFHTVERGVFWSAALLMVLNIYYNLLALSSEGLWNSSLWVAVVFVMAYFVFSPRQAWLVSLGIFAAFVLVGLLALLPQSLQGLPLDQNAIVQLYVSQLCYLILFRLLVLSKEHSMQVRLEAARFYALAHTDPLTNTANRRSIMEALHRLLEHHQKTGEPLSLVLLDLDRFKQINDQYGHEMGDKVLIHIVQTLKQSLRSGDLLGRWGGEEFVLLLPNTPLQEAQQLCEQLQQQLAEHPMDNLRPVSASSGIATAVPGDTPDYLISRADTAMYLSKQAGGNRVEVA from the coding sequence ATGCCGCCGCAGCCCTTTCTTGAGGATCCAGACTCCACCGCTCCCCTGCGGGCCAGGGCCTACTTTTTCATTCTGCCGGTGGTGGCGTGGGCGGCGCTTTTCGCCTGGTCGCAGCTCGACATCGCCAGCGAGGAAACTTTTTACGAGAAGTATTCTCTGCTGATCATGGCCATCTGGCTGGGGGTGTGCTGGATTGGATTGCTGGTTCACAGGTGGGTCAATTTTCACACCGTCGAACGGGGGGTTTTCTGGAGCGCTGCGCTCTTGATGGTGCTCAATATCTACTACAACCTGCTGGCCCTGAGCAGCGAGGGGCTGTGGAATTCCTCCCTTTGGGTTGCGGTGGTATTTGTAATGGCCTACTTTGTGTTCTCGCCGCGCCAGGCCTGGCTGGTTTCGCTGGGAATTTTCGCGGCATTTGTGTTGGTGGGGCTGCTGGCCCTGCTGCCGCAGTCTTTGCAGGGGCTGCCCCTCGACCAGAACGCAATAGTACAGCTCTACGTCTCGCAGTTGTGCTATCTGATCCTGTTCCGGCTGCTGGTACTATCCAAGGAGCACTCCATGCAGGTGCGCCTCGAGGCCGCCAGGTTTTACGCGCTGGCCCATACCGACCCGCTGACCAACACCGCTAACCGACGCTCCATTATGGAGGCCCTGCACCGGCTCCTCGAGCACCACCAAAAAACCGGCGAACCCCTTTCGCTGGTGCTGCTGGATCTGGATCGCTTCAAGCAAATCAACGACCAGTACGGGCACGAGATGGGCGATAAAGTGCTCATTCACATCGTGCAGACCCTGAAGCAAAGTCTGCGCTCTGGCGACCTGTTAGGGCGTTGGGGCGGCGAGGAGTTTGTGCTCCTGCTGCCCAACACCCCCCTTCAGGAAGCCCAGCAGTTATGCGAACAGCTCCAGCAGCAACTGGCCGAGCATCCCATGGACAACCTGCGGCCTGTCTCGGCCAGCTCTGGCATTGCTACAGCTGTGCCGGGCGACACCCCCGACTACCTGATCTCGAGAGCCGACACCGCCATGTATCTTTCCAAGCAGGCGGGGGGCAACCGGGTGGAGGTTGCTTAA
- a CDS encoding succinate dehydrogenase/fumarate reductase iron-sulfur subunit, with product MSTVTFKVFRGDRNGGELKDYTVEVQEGMVVLDVIHQIQAEQAPDLACRWNCKAGKCGSCGAEVNGKPTLMCMTRLDTIDTSKPVTVRPMKTFPVIRDLVTDVKWNYEANKKIKPFTPAPNTDWIMMQEDVDRVQEFRKCIECFLCQNVCHVLREHNEKTGFIGPRLLVRTASLEMHPLDTANRLEMLKNEGGIGYCNITKCCTEVCPEHIHITDNAIIPLKERVVDEYYDPVLSFFRRLFSSKKPAEPSGQAADD from the coding sequence ATGTCAACCGTTACCTTTAAAGTTTTCCGGGGTGACCGAAACGGCGGTGAGCTTAAGGATTACACCGTAGAGGTACAAGAGGGCATGGTGGTGCTGGATGTAATCCACCAAATCCAGGCCGAGCAGGCCCCCGACCTGGCCTGCCGGTGGAACTGCAAGGCTGGCAAGTGCGGTTCCTGCGGGGCTGAGGTGAATGGTAAGCCTACCCTGATGTGCATGACCCGGCTGGATACCATTGACACCAGCAAGCCCGTTACGGTGCGCCCCATGAAAACCTTCCCGGTGATCCGCGACCTGGTCACCGACGTGAAATGGAATTACGAAGCCAACAAGAAAATCAAGCCCTTCACCCCAGCCCCCAATACCGACTGGATCATGATGCAGGAGGACGTGGATCGGGTGCAGGAGTTCCGGAAGTGCATTGAGTGCTTCCTGTGTCAGAATGTTTGTCACGTATTGCGCGAGCACAACGAGAAGACCGGCTTCATCGGGCCGCGCCTGCTGGTACGAACCGCCAGCCTCGAGATGCACCCCCTCGACACCGCCAATCGCCTGGAGATGCTCAAAAACGAGGGCGGCATCGGCTACTGCAACATCACCAAGTGCTGCACCGAGGTCTGCCCCGAGCACATCCACATTACCGACAATGCGATTATTCCCCTCAAGGAACGGGTGGTGGACGAATACTACGACCCTGTTTTGAGCTTCTTCCGGCGCCTGTTCAGCAGCAAGAAACCAGCCGAGCCCAGTGGTCAGGCGGCTGATGACTGA
- the aceB gene encoding malate synthase A, with protein sequence MSQMPKGVQIIGPKLPASDTVLTPEAMAFLAGLQREFNAVRKGLLERRAEVARRIEAGEKPDFLPHTRFIREGDWKVAPAPPDLNDRRTEITGPTERKMMINALNSGAKVFMADCEDSLSPTWENVVQGQQNLMDAVRRTISLSTPEKEYRLNEKIATLLVRPRGWHLVERHVLVDGEPMSGSLFDFGLYFFHNAHELLRRGSGPYFYLPKLESHLEARLWNDVFKFAQSYLGIPQGTIRATVLIETILAAFEMEEILYELREHAAGLNAGRWDYIFSCIKKFATHEVLFPDRAQVTMTVPFMRAYTELLVRTCHKRGAHAIGGMSAFIPSRKDPEVNAKAIEQVTKDKERESGDGFDGTWVAHPDLVPVALAVFDKVLGEKPNQKDRLREDVDGKIKAEHLIDFNVPGGKITEAGIRNNISVELQYMAAWLGGSGAVAIFNLMEDAATAEISRSQLWQWLRKGAKLEDGRTFTPELYAQLKQEEMAKLAGMKNLEEAAQLLDELVLQPEFKEFLTLPAYERLD encoded by the coding sequence ATGAGCCAGATGCCCAAAGGTGTTCAGATTATCGGCCCCAAACTGCCCGCCTCCGATACCGTGCTGACGCCGGAGGCGATGGCTTTCCTGGCCGGACTTCAACGGGAGTTTAACGCTGTTCGCAAGGGTTTGCTAGAGCGCCGCGCCGAAGTTGCCCGGCGCATCGAGGCCGGCGAGAAACCGGATTTCCTGCCTCATACCCGCTTCATACGGGAAGGCGACTGGAAAGTCGCGCCCGCGCCGCCCGACCTCAACGACCGCCGCACCGAGATTACCGGCCCCACCGAGCGCAAGATGATGATCAACGCCCTCAACTCGGGGGCCAAGGTCTTCATGGCCGACTGCGAGGACTCCCTTTCGCCTACCTGGGAGAACGTGGTGCAGGGCCAGCAAAACCTGATGGACGCGGTGCGCCGCACCATCAGCCTGAGCACGCCGGAAAAGGAGTACAGGCTAAACGAGAAAATCGCTACCTTGCTGGTGCGTCCGAGGGGCTGGCACCTGGTGGAGCGGCACGTGCTGGTAGACGGCGAACCCATGTCGGGGAGCCTGTTCGACTTCGGACTGTACTTTTTCCACAACGCCCACGAGCTACTGCGGCGGGGTAGCGGGCCCTACTTCTACCTTCCCAAGCTCGAGAGCCACCTCGAGGCCCGCCTCTGGAACGATGTATTCAAGTTTGCTCAGAGCTACCTGGGCATTCCCCAGGGCACCATCCGGGCCACGGTGCTGATTGAGACCATTCTGGCCGCCTTCGAGATGGAGGAAATCCTCTACGAGCTGCGCGAGCACGCCGCCGGTCTCAACGCCGGGCGTTGGGACTACATCTTTAGCTGCATCAAGAAATTTGCCACCCACGAGGTGCTCTTCCCCGACCGGGCCCAGGTCACCATGACGGTGCCCTTCATGCGGGCCTACACCGAGCTGCTGGTGCGAACCTGCCACAAGCGCGGCGCCCACGCCATTGGGGGCATGTCGGCCTTCATCCCCAGCCGCAAAGACCCCGAGGTCAACGCCAAGGCCATCGAGCAGGTCACCAAGGACAAAGAACGTGAGTCGGGCGACGGCTTCGACGGCACCTGGGTGGCCCACCCCGACCTGGTGCCGGTGGCCCTGGCGGTCTTCGACAAGGTGCTGGGCGAAAAGCCCAACCAAAAAGACCGCCTGCGCGAGGATGTGGACGGCAAAATCAAGGCCGAGCACCTGATTGACTTCAACGTGCCGGGCGGCAAGATCACCGAGGCCGGGATTCGCAACAACATCAGTGTGGAGCTTCAGTACATGGCGGCCTGGCTGGGGGGCAGTGGGGCGGTGGCCATTTTCAATCTGATGGAAGACGCCGCCACCGCCGAAATCTCCCGGTCACAACTGTGGCAGTGGCTTCGCAAAGGCGCAAAACTCGAGGACGGGCGAACCTTCACCCCGGAGCTGTACGCTCAACTCAAACAGGAAGAGATGGCCAAGCTGGCAGGTATGAAGAACCTCGAGGAGGCCGCCCAACTGCTGGACGAACTGGTGCTGCAACCTGAGTTCAAGGAGTTCCTGACCCTGCCCGCTTACGAACGGCTGGACTGA
- a CDS encoding succinate dehydrogenase: MSTKPVISTKTDRQDNWWIEPLFTVLSLGLFGLYALWVAWNRQHYEFGPYLSPFYSIPIPGVHAKDLEWLAISPAFLVLWIPLGFRATCYYYRKAYYRAFFWDPPACAVPELRKAYSGERAFPFVLNNLHRYFWYLSVPVVAFLWYDAIKAFFFEDGFGIGVGSLVMLGNVILLSYYTFSCHAWRHIAGGCLNCMSKHKTRYNLWQRITRINESHGFWGVTSMLSVWFTDVYIRLCSMGTITDIRFF, translated from the coding sequence ATGAGTACGAAACCTGTGATAAGTACAAAAACAGACCGGCAGGACAACTGGTGGATCGAACCCCTTTTCACAGTACTAAGTCTGGGCCTGTTTGGGTTGTATGCCCTGTGGGTGGCGTGGAACCGCCAGCATTACGAGTTTGGCCCCTACCTATCGCCGTTCTACTCGATTCCCATCCCTGGGGTACATGCCAAAGACCTCGAGTGGCTGGCCATCTCACCGGCTTTCTTGGTGCTGTGGATTCCTTTAGGCTTCCGTGCTACCTGCTACTACTACCGCAAAGCCTACTACCGGGCTTTCTTCTGGGATCCACCGGCGTGTGCGGTTCCCGAGCTCCGCAAAGCGTACTCCGGCGAGCGGGCATTCCCGTTTGTTCTCAATAACCTGCACAGGTACTTCTGGTACCTCTCCGTACCGGTTGTAGCCTTCCTCTGGTACGACGCCATCAAGGCGTTCTTCTTTGAAGACGGCTTCGGCATTGGCGTGGGCAGCCTGGTCATGCTGGGCAACGTAATCTTGCTCTCCTATTACACCTTCTCCTGCCATGCCTGGCGGCACATCGCTGGAGGGTGCCTTAACTGCATGTCCAAGCATAAAACCCGCTACAACCTGTGGCAGCGCATTACCCGCATCAACGAGAGCCACGGGTTCTGGGGGGTAACCAGCATGCTCTCGGTATGGTTCACCGATGTATACATTCGTCTCTGCTCGATGGGCACCATTACCGATATCCGCTTTTTCTAA